Proteins encoded by one window of Campylobacter concisus:
- the fdh3B gene encoding formate dehydrogenase FDH3 subunit beta: MARMKFFVDTDRCISCYGCQVACSSAHELPVGIYRRKVITLHDGIEGKEVSTTIACQHCTDAPCEQVCPVDCFYIRADGIVLHDKNICIGCGYCLYACPFGAPQFPKDGAFGVKGVMDKCTMCAGGPEPTNSHEERELYGQNRMAEGKVPMCAAVCATNALLVGDAAEVSNVYRKRVMLRNTGLNA; encoded by the coding sequence ATGGCAAGAATGAAATTTTTCGTAGATACTGATAGATGTATTAGTTGTTATGGTTGCCAAGTTGCTTGCTCTTCTGCTCATGAACTTCCAGTGGGAATTTATAGAAGGAAGGTCATTACGCTTCACGATGGTATCGAAGGTAAAGAGGTTTCAACTACCATTGCATGCCAACACTGTACTGATGCACCTTGTGAGCAAGTTTGCCCGGTTGATTGTTTCTACATTAGAGCTGATGGCATCGTGCTTCACGATAAAAATATATGTATAGGCTGTGGTTACTGCTTATATGCTTGTCCGTTTGGTGCTCCACAATTCCCTAAAGATGGAGCATTTGGCGTAAAAGGTGTAATGGATAAATGTACAATGTGTGCAGGCGGCCCAGAGCCAACAAATTCACACGAGGAGAGAGAGCTTTACGGCCAAAATAGAATGGCTGAGGGCAAAGTACCTATGTGTGCGGCCGTTTGTGCCACAAATGCACTTTTAGTTGGAGATGCGGCTGAAGTATCAAATGTATATCGCAAACGCGTTATGCTAAGAAACACTGGGCTAAATGCCTAA
- a CDS encoding TlpA family protein disulfide reductase — protein MRYKILFLCLVSALVMGCVKQYEKHHITLNDSSGIDTQFFPTEKRLKIGDKPYMLFFFGTDCGVCKAAIPDLNTLEKEYGKEVQFIGVLGPSKGFDKDIELLKEHNITFKTTSDKVSVDYFSKAVGGVMGVPVIYFFDKDGKMRSKFIGLTPKSVLESAIRSLL, from the coding sequence ATGAGATATAAAATTTTATTTTTATGTCTAGTCTCAGCTCTAGTTATGGGCTGCGTCAAGCAGTATGAAAAGCATCACATCACTCTAAATGACTCAAGTGGCATTGATACGCAGTTTTTTCCAACGGAAAAGAGGCTAAAGATAGGCGATAAGCCATATATGCTATTTTTCTTTGGCACTGACTGCGGAGTGTGCAAGGCCGCGATACCTGATCTAAATACGCTTGAAAAAGAGTATGGCAAAGAGGTTCAATTCATTGGTGTTTTAGGACCTAGTAAAGGCTTTGATAAAGATATTGAGCTTTTAAAAGAGCATAACATTACCTTTAAAACTACGAGTGATAAGGTTTCTGTGGATTATTTTAGTAAGGCAGTTGGCGGTGTCATGGGTGTGCCAGTTATCTATTTTTTTGATAAAGATGGTAAGATGCGATCAAAATTTATCGGTCTTACACCAAAAAGCGTACTTGAAAGTGCTATAAGATCGCTCTTGTAG
- a CDS encoding Fe-S-containing protein translates to MSIYFYQVFLALLGFTLFAALNNKDKSLKTLFLPSLFGVVAGVFIFKVVRHALIDDQFKIFIDSVTLVFLLISVLWIFLELKIAKIVTFFVLGIGFGFGYSSSSVLFPLFGGELLDTLSVISFFLMIFAMILLVFLFFFISNLKSSISPLIAKILAIITLVFLLIDRSSQTALELLRAGALKISSELNSQILSVSAKGIYVSEFGTYFYIFVILLLCITALFFMPKSIDKNKFGSIKYRFTKAIRENISDNAKFAFCSILIALGFSLYYDLYASRPPEISEPVLVEPVGDKFIFDVDMLKDNELHRFAYITDEGKQIRFFLLNRFSDRVSPVIVFDSCMICGDMGYIKRGNDLICISCNVRIFLPSVGKEGGCNPIPMPFIFDGKNIIVDYKTITDGANFFSKVVEKMVLDPVSRKKVSNLESRSYLYYGRTYFFENNETQAKFEANPEKYVETNGTLK, encoded by the coding sequence ATGTCAATTTATTTCTATCAGGTCTTTTTAGCCCTCCTTGGATTTACGCTTTTTGCTGCCTTAAATAACAAGGATAAAAGTTTAAAAACACTCTTTTTACCGTCACTTTTTGGAGTCGTAGCTGGCGTATTTATTTTTAAAGTCGTTCGTCACGCACTTATAGATGATCAGTTTAAAATTTTCATCGATTCAGTGACGCTAGTTTTTCTACTAATTAGCGTTTTATGGATATTTCTTGAGCTTAAGATAGCAAAAATTGTAACGTTTTTTGTTTTAGGCATCGGCTTTGGCTTTGGCTATAGTTCAAGCAGTGTGTTATTCCCGCTATTTGGTGGTGAGCTACTAGATACGCTTTCTGTCATTAGCTTCTTTCTAATGATATTTGCAATGATTTTGCTCGTATTTTTATTCTTTTTCATTTCGAATTTAAAATCTAGCATTTCTCCATTAATAGCTAAAATTTTAGCTATTATCACTTTAGTTTTCTTACTAATAGATAGAAGTTCTCAGACAGCGCTTGAGCTTTTACGTGCTGGGGCTTTAAAAATAAGTAGTGAGTTAAACTCTCAGATTCTATCTGTTAGTGCAAAAGGTATTTACGTATCAGAATTTGGTACTTATTTTTATATCTTTGTGATCTTACTTTTATGCATCACCGCACTTTTCTTTATGCCAAAAAGTATTGATAAAAATAAATTTGGTTCTATCAAATACCGCTTTACAAAAGCCATTAGAGAAAATATTTCTGATAATGCAAAATTTGCATTTTGTAGTATTTTGATAGCACTTGGATTTTCGCTCTATTATGATCTTTACGCATCTCGCCCACCTGAAATTTCAGAGCCAGTCTTGGTTGAGCCAGTGGGAGATAAATTTATATTTGATGTTGATATGCTAAAAGATAATGAACTTCACAGATTTGCCTACATCACAGATGAGGGTAAGCAGATAAGATTCTTCTTATTAAACCGCTTTAGCGACCGTGTATCGCCTGTTATCGTCTTTGACTCTTGTATGATTTGCGGTGATATGGGCTATATAAAAAGAGGCAATGATCTTATTTGTATCTCTTGTAATGTTAGAATTTTCTTACCATCAGTTGGCAAAGAGGGTGGTTGCAATCCGATACCAATGCCATTTATCTTCGATGGCAAAAATATCATAGTTGATTATAAAACTATTACAGATGGAGCAAATTTCTTTAGTAAGGTTGTCGAAAAAATGGTGCTTGACCCAGTTAGCCGCAAAAAGGTGAGCAACCTTGAGTCAAGATCATATTTATACTATGGACGCACATATTTCTTTGAAAATAACGAAACTCAGGCGAAATTTGAAGCAAATCCAGAAAAATATGTAGAAACAAATGGAACGTTAAAATGA
- a CDS encoding ABC transporter ATP-binding protein, with protein MQNALELKNICKIFGDVKALDDINFEVKKGEWVSVMGPSGSGKSTLVNILSLMDTPSSGTYMLGGDDASNLNADDTLKFRREKIGLIFQQFHLVPYLSALENVMIAQYYHSSVDEEDAKKALEAVGLSHRLTHRPSQLSGGEQQRLCIARSLINDPEILIADEPTGNLDEANERVILDLFCKLRKDGKTILLVTHNPDLGEYGDKIVYLRHGKLEKIRTIENPKVPNEI; from the coding sequence ATGCAAAATGCACTAGAATTAAAAAATATTTGTAAAATTTTTGGCGATGTTAAAGCACTTGATGATATAAATTTTGAGGTTAAAAAAGGTGAGTGGGTCAGCGTAATGGGACCAAGTGGTAGTGGTAAGAGTACGCTTGTAAATATCCTTTCACTAATGGATACTCCAAGTAGTGGTACTTATATGCTTGGTGGCGATGATGCGAGCAATCTAAATGCTGACGATACACTTAAATTTAGACGTGAAAAGATCGGTCTTATTTTTCAGCAGTTTCACTTAGTGCCATATCTTAGCGCACTTGAAAATGTGATGATCGCTCAGTACTATCACAGCTCAGTTGATGAAGAGGATGCTAAAAAGGCGCTTGAGGCAGTTGGTCTTTCTCACAGACTAACACACAGACCAAGTCAGCTAAGTGGTGGTGAGCAACAACGCCTTTGTATCGCACGCTCGCTCATAAACGATCCTGAAATTTTAATAGCAGATGAGCCAACTGGTAACCTTGATGAAGCAAATGAAAGAGTTATACTTGATCTATTTTGCAAGCTAAGAAAAGATGGCAAGACGATACTTCTAGTAACTCACAACCCTGATCTTGGCGAGTATGGCGATAAGATCGTCTATCTAAGACATGGCAAATTAGAGAAAATTCGCACTATTGAAAACCCAAAGGTGCCAAATGAGATATAA
- a CDS encoding DUF2920 family protein, whose product MLVDGSYEISSCDDIELGIKRSSPLSFYSCYDDAKDAKALLVIIPGLGEDSDLGYRANLMQTMAETYDVACISVDYHCIGNRPQLGAKFGLDDIDCEILTRELSSIGINLPIDLKSIDCHEKVDLLLKFLSKEITIRKERGILPADFRLNASITIVPTKNEYQNFGVMQAMDVLNAVLYTKKYINNAKFEHLPVIMVGSSHGGYLAHMCAKIAPWLVDAVIDNSSYAIFLWRLIGFGKEINFTNYFCFGTDTLYQNLYIYFFDKTYWTLNEKSPYYFIDAREEIRNILNLDHLNVQSSYKKPIYVSYHCICDKEIAPAKDKIELYEALKKLKFDATLHMVKDESEVDGKFIKSLMHGMGMSYKLLLQKELPSMMEKTLSQKNKNSCKSIEYKCGDMIYKFSEVLDQINLEILDIA is encoded by the coding sequence ATGCTAGTTGATGGAAGCTATGAAATTTCATCTTGTGATGATATTGAACTTGGTATAAAAAGAAGCTCTCCTCTCTCCTTTTATTCCTGTTATGACGATGCCAAGGATGCAAAAGCCCTTTTGGTGATTATCCCTGGGCTTGGAGAAGACTCTGACCTTGGATATAGAGCTAATCTTATGCAGACTATGGCAGAGACTTATGATGTTGCATGTATTAGTGTGGATTATCACTGCATAGGCAACCGCCCACAGCTTGGGGCGAAATTTGGACTTGATGATATAGATTGCGAAATCTTAACAAGAGAACTATCAAGTATAGGTATAAATTTACCAATTGATCTAAAAAGTATCGACTGCCACGAGAAGGTTGATTTGCTGCTTAAATTTCTTAGCAAAGAGATTACTATTCGAAAAGAGAGAGGTATTTTGCCGGCTGATTTTAGACTAAATGCTAGCATTACGATAGTGCCAACAAAAAATGAATATCAAAATTTTGGCGTTATGCAAGCAATGGATGTGCTAAATGCTGTGCTTTATACAAAAAAATATATAAATAATGCCAAATTTGAACATCTGCCAGTGATAATGGTAGGTAGCTCACATGGTGGATATCTGGCACATATGTGTGCTAAGATCGCTCCATGGCTAGTTGATGCTGTGATAGATAATAGCTCTTATGCCATATTTTTATGGCGTCTTATCGGCTTTGGTAAAGAGATAAATTTTACTAACTATTTTTGTTTTGGCACTGATACTTTGTATCAAAATTTATATATTTATTTTTTTGATAAGACCTACTGGACACTTAATGAAAAATCACCATACTATTTTATTGACGCAAGAGAAGAGATAAGAAACATCCTAAATTTAGATCATTTAAATGTTCAAAGCAGCTATAAAAAGCCAATTTACGTGAGCTATCACTGTATTTGCGATAAAGAAATAGCTCCAGCAAAGGATAAAATCGAGCTTTACGAGGCTCTTAAGAAGCTAAAATTTGACGCGACGCTTCATATGGTAAAAGATGAGAGTGAGGTTGATGGCAAATTTATAAAGTCTCTAATGCATGGAATGGGGATGTCTTATAAACTACTTTTACAAAAAGAGCTTCCCAGTATGATGGAGAAAACTTTATCTCAAAAAAACAAGAATAGCTGCAAGAGTATTGAGTATAAATGCGGCGATATGATCTATAAATTTAGTGAAGTCTTAGATCAAATAAATCTTGAAATTTTAGATATTGCTTAG
- a CDS encoding ABC transporter permease, which yields MKNMQLRMIKSSITGSKVQKTMAFITILLAALLIACMLNITLKIGDQVATELRGYGSNIVVLPRGESLSIEIEGKNFTPLKSQNLLPEADIYKIKEIFWRNNIVAFAPFLEAKVKDEKGIEFAFEGTYFDKNIGLKDEPEFSTGVKSLYGFWGVEGAWPKDESMDEILVGDELAKAKNLKVGDKLSLTGKNGTKEVKIVGILKGASDETHKLVGSLKLAGDLSGHAGSYTKAEVSAMTIPENDLSLKARRNLDNLDSAEYDKWYCSAYAGSIAFQIEENLPNVSAKASLQVSDAESNIVKKIQSLMGIVSIIALVVSAIGITSLMTSEIYRRKKEIGLLKAIGASNFEIYALFASESLVVAFFAGITGAFLGYALSYVMSYIIFSHGIGIAWIVLPISVAFALLISVVGSLMPMRNVINLLPAEVLYDRK from the coding sequence ATGAAAAATATGCAACTAAGAATGATAAAAAGCTCGATCACGGGCTCAAAGGTGCAAAAGACGATGGCCTTTATCACCATCTTGCTAGCTGCTCTTTTGATAGCTTGCATGCTAAACATTACGCTAAAAATCGGCGATCAAGTAGCAACCGAGCTTAGAGGATATGGCTCAAATATCGTTGTTTTGCCACGAGGTGAGAGCTTAAGTATCGAGATCGAGGGTAAAAATTTCACTCCACTAAAATCACAAAATTTACTCCCAGAAGCTGATATTTATAAGATAAAAGAGATCTTTTGGAGAAACAATATCGTTGCTTTTGCGCCATTTTTAGAAGCAAAGGTTAAAGATGAAAAAGGAATTGAATTTGCCTTTGAAGGAACCTATTTTGATAAAAATATTGGTCTAAAAGATGAGCCAGAATTTAGCACAGGCGTTAAGAGCTTGTATGGATTTTGGGGCGTTGAGGGTGCTTGGCCAAAAGATGAAAGCATGGATGAAATTTTAGTAGGAGATGAGCTTGCTAAGGCTAAAAATTTAAAGGTTGGCGACAAGCTTAGCCTTACTGGCAAAAACGGCACAAAAGAGGTTAAAATAGTTGGAATTTTAAAAGGAGCTAGTGACGAGACGCATAAGCTAGTTGGCTCACTAAAGCTTGCCGGAGATCTTTCAGGTCACGCTGGATCATATACAAAAGCTGAAGTCTCAGCTATGACGATCCCAGAAAATGACCTATCGCTAAAAGCAAGAAGAAATTTAGACAATCTTGATAGCGCAGAGTACGATAAATGGTACTGCTCAGCCTATGCAGGATCAATCGCATTTCAGATAGAAGAAAATTTACCAAACGTTAGCGCAAAGGCAAGCCTTCAAGTAAGTGATGCAGAGAGTAATATCGTAAAGAAAATCCAAAGCCTAATGGGCATCGTTAGCATCATTGCTCTTGTGGTTTCAGCCATCGGTATAACATCGCTAATGACAAGTGAAATTTACCGCCGTAAAAAAGAGATCGGTCTTTTAAAAGCCATAGGCGCAAGTAACTTTGAAATTTACGCCCTTTTTGCTAGCGAGAGCCTTGTGGTTGCCTTTTTTGCTGGTATCACTGGAGCATTTTTAGGATACGCGCTAAGCTACGTGATGTCTTACATCATTTTTTCTCACGGAATAGGCATAGCTTGGATCGTGCTACCAATTAGCGTGGCATTTGCCCTGCTTATTTCAGTCGTTGGCTCGCTAATGCCAATGAGAAACGTCATAAATTTACTACCTGCGGAGGTGCTATATGACCGCAAATAG
- a CDS encoding iron transporter: MNKILSSALALSLAAGFALAGEHPIGEPVEANGMEIAAVYLQPIDMEPKGIDLAPSLADFHLEADIHAIAGNKNGFGEGEWIPYLKINYELKNLDNGKVKKGTFMPMVASDGPHYGANVKMDTGVGNYELKFHIDNPEKQGFGRHADKESGVGKWFEPFTTTYKFQWTGGPVK, from the coding sequence ATGAATAAAATTCTTAGCTCAGCTCTAGCACTTAGCCTAGCAGCTGGTTTTGCACTTGCTGGAGAGCACCCAATTGGCGAGCCTGTAGAGGCTAATGGTATGGAGATAGCTGCAGTTTATTTGCAACCAATCGACATGGAACCAAAGGGTATTGACCTAGCTCCAAGCCTAGCTGATTTTCACCTAGAAGCTGACATACACGCTATTGCTGGTAATAAAAACGGCTTTGGCGAAGGTGAGTGGATCCCATACCTAAAGATTAACTACGAGCTAAAAAACCTTGATAACGGCAAAGTTAAAAAAGGTACCTTTATGCCAATGGTTGCAAGCGATGGCCCACACTACGGTGCTAACGTAAAAATGGATACAGGTGTTGGTAACTATGAGCTTAAATTCCACATCGACAATCCAGAAAAACAAGGTTTTGGTCGCCACGCTGACAAAGAGAGCGGTGTTGGTAAATGGTTTGAGCCTTTCACAACAACTTATAAATTTCAATGGACAGGTGGTCCTGTTAAATAA
- a CDS encoding FTR1 family iron permease, translating to MNKFLKFMLIMLLPIWLVAKNDDYEQVAAQIKESLQKVITEYRAGNVEQAVSDTQNAYFGLFEDVEAGIRINLGQKKAYSMEKQFGEIRKAIKAGEAPDDVQKRIDQINSEIAEVLPVILNGHKLVGEYSDTPAQAAASGYDTSKFIPEWKVAFANLSADLDKAIASYESDKQDDAKSAIQDAKFTNYRNTQLEIAIRQHIENGKSIDADIQRKMGEAISGITNGITKDDFKVKLEEIKKLAYDAVSKLPADTAKLAKVDMSDVEAASEEDSGADYTKVVQNINDKIQAAIALYKGGNSAKAMGDIQDIYFDEFEGSGMENKVGAIDVNLKTAIEATFGNLVALMKSGADEKTLQESASKMSSQLAAALEKTSSSSSPWSLFVWALTIILREGFEALIIVAAVVAYLVKTGNAKAMGKVVYSSVGVAVILSFVMAWIMNVIFGEAAGQKRELMEGITMLVAVGLLFYVGFWLLSNAGAKKWNDYIKSHVSESISSGSSTALWWTVFLAVFREGAETVLFYQALIFGAKDSAGYSMIAAGFVVGLIVLLIVYFLFKIFAVKIPIKPFFIFTSAIIFYMSIVFVGKGVGELVEGKIFIPTIIKGLSFPDWMRDWLGLQPYYESLVPQIIMVLALVIGIVIMKSKQNKN from the coding sequence ATGAATAAATTTTTAAAATTTATGCTAATTATGTTGTTGCCTATTTGGCTCGTGGCAAAAAACGACGACTATGAGCAAGTTGCAGCTCAGATAAAAGAGTCGTTACAAAAAGTAATAACAGAGTATAGAGCTGGCAACGTCGAGCAAGCAGTTAGCGATACTCAAAATGCTTATTTTGGTTTGTTTGAAGATGTCGAAGCTGGCATCAGAATAAATTTAGGTCAGAAAAAAGCTTACTCTATGGAGAAGCAATTTGGCGAGATCAGAAAAGCGATAAAAGCTGGCGAAGCACCAGATGACGTGCAAAAAAGAATAGATCAGATAAATAGCGAAATAGCTGAAGTTCTGCCAGTTATTTTAAATGGCCATAAGCTTGTTGGCGAGTACTCAGACACCCCAGCACAAGCTGCTGCAAGTGGCTATGATACTTCTAAATTTATCCCTGAGTGGAAGGTGGCATTTGCAAATTTATCAGCCGATCTAGATAAAGCCATAGCAAGCTACGAGAGCGATAAGCAAGATGACGCCAAAAGTGCTATTCAAGATGCCAAATTTACAAATTATAGAAATACTCAACTTGAAATCGCTATTCGCCAGCATATAGAAAATGGTAAAAGCATAGATGCTGATATCCAAAGAAAGATGGGTGAAGCAATAAGCGGCATCACAAATGGCATAACAAAAGATGACTTTAAAGTAAAGCTAGAAGAGATCAAAAAGCTAGCTTATGACGCTGTCTCAAAACTCCCAGCTGATACTGCAAAACTAGCAAAAGTTGATATGAGTGATGTAGAAGCAGCTTCTGAAGAAGATAGTGGTGCAGATTATACCAAAGTCGTTCAAAACATAAACGACAAAATTCAAGCAGCCATCGCACTTTACAAAGGTGGCAATAGCGCTAAAGCTATGGGTGATATCCAAGACATCTACTTTGATGAGTTTGAAGGTAGCGGTATGGAGAACAAAGTAGGTGCAATAGATGTAAATTTAAAAACAGCTATCGAAGCTACATTTGGCAATCTTGTAGCCCTTATGAAATCAGGTGCAGACGAAAAAACTCTTCAAGAAAGTGCAAGCAAGATGTCATCTCAGCTAGCAGCTGCACTTGAGAAAACTAGCAGTTCAAGCTCACCTTGGTCTTTATTTGTTTGGGCTTTGACTATTATTTTAAGAGAAGGCTTTGAGGCGCTTATCATTGTTGCTGCTGTTGTTGCATATCTTGTAAAAACTGGCAATGCTAAAGCGATGGGCAAAGTTGTTTATAGCTCAGTTGGCGTGGCTGTCATCTTAAGCTTTGTTATGGCCTGGATCATGAACGTCATCTTTGGCGAGGCAGCAGGTCAAAAAAGAGAGCTTATGGAAGGCATCACAATGCTTGTTGCAGTGGGACTTCTATTTTATGTTGGTTTCTGGCTTCTTTCAAATGCTGGCGCTAAAAAATGGAACGACTACATCAAATCACATGTATCTGAGTCTATCTCAAGTGGCTCAAGTACAGCGCTGTGGTGGACTGTATTTTTAGCCGTATTTAGAGAGGGCGCTGAGACAGTGCTATTTTATCAAGCACTTATTTTTGGAGCTAAAGATTCAGCTGGTTACTCGATGATTGCAGCTGGCTTTGTCGTAGGTCTTATCGTTCTTTTGATAGTCTATTTCTTATTTAAAATTTTTGCTGTTAAAATTCCTATTAAACCATTTTTTATATTTACATCAGCGATCATCTTTTACATGTCGATCGTCTTTGTTGGCAAAGGCGTTGGTGAGTTAGTTGAGGGTAAAATTTTCATCCCAACTATCATAAAAGGACTTAGCTTCCCTGACTGGATGAGAGACTGGCTAGGACTTCAGCCATATTACGAGAGCTTAGTACCTCAGATCATTATGGTGCTTGCCCTAGTCATAGGCATCGTTATTATGAAATCAAAACAAAATAAAAATTAA
- a CDS encoding ABC transporter permease, translating to MTANSKFFYNTIYKSLKNGSSRVMVIVISILLGACVCAAFVNVYLDIDSKVSRELKTYGANMIFAPKDMATSDDMSEKTYNEMIAKVPKDKLLGESGYLFAQANIGPTNAIVMGTKFSNLKKVKPFLDVRDGTMINVDFDDKNVLIGVDLARQAGFKAGDDIEIRAIGSNESINVKIKGVVASGDKEDALLITSLSLAQKISNKAGKINYAEAVVLGNFDEITSLAKTISNDEIAAKPVAKVSKSEGYILEKIKLLMALVSLVILLITSMCVNTTLSAILLSRSKEIALLRAIGASKKDVLKLFGFETFVTALISALVGAFLGYLLAQILGYAIFDSSIDFRILSIPVAVIISLLFAAIAAFYPIKRALNNKMADTLRGE from the coding sequence ATGACCGCAAATAGCAAATTCTTTTACAATACAATTTATAAAAGTTTAAAAAACGGCTCATCAAGAGTCATGGTCATCGTAATCTCTATCTTGCTTGGAGCATGCGTGTGTGCTGCATTTGTTAATGTCTATCTTGACATTGACTCAAAGGTCTCACGTGAGCTAAAAACTTATGGTGCAAATATGATCTTTGCTCCAAAAGATATGGCTACAAGCGATGATATGAGTGAAAAAACTTACAATGAGATGATCGCTAAAGTGCCAAAAGACAAGCTTCTTGGTGAGAGCGGCTATCTCTTTGCTCAAGCAAATATCGGTCCAACAAATGCTATCGTCATGGGAACAAAATTTAGCAATCTAAAAAAAGTTAAACCATTTTTAGATGTTAGAGATGGAACGATGATAAATGTCGATTTTGACGATAAAAACGTGCTAATAGGCGTCGATCTAGCTCGTCAGGCTGGCTTTAAAGCAGGCGATGATATAGAAATTCGCGCCATTGGCTCAAATGAGAGCATAAATGTAAAGATAAAAGGTGTAGTCGCGAGCGGCGATAAAGAGGATGCACTTTTGATCACATCACTATCTTTGGCTCAAAAAATTTCAAATAAAGCTGGCAAAATAAACTATGCTGAAGCTGTTGTGCTTGGTAACTTTGACGAGATAACATCGCTCGCAAAGACTATTAGTAATGATGAAATAGCTGCAAAACCAGTGGCAAAGGTTTCAAAGTCTGAGGGCTACATCTTGGAGAAAATAAAGCTATTAATGGCACTTGTTAGCCTTGTTATTTTGCTCATTACTTCAATGTGCGTAAACACAACGCTTAGTGCTATCTTGCTCTCTCGCTCAAAGGAGATCGCACTTCTAAGAGCCATAGGTGCAAGCAAAAAAGATGTACTAAAGCTATTTGGCTTTGAGACATTTGTGACAGCGCTCATCTCAGCATTAGTTGGTGCATTTTTAGGATATTTACTAGCTCAAATTTTAGGTTATGCGATATTTGATTCTAGTATTGATTTTAGAATTTTAAGCATCCCAGTAGCTGTGATAATATCGCTTTTATTTGCAGCGATCGCAGCATTTTATCCGATCAAACGGGCACTTAATAATAAAATGGCAGATACATTAAGAGGAGAATGA